GCCATCAGTTGCAACACAATCCCGGCGGATTCTTTTTTTATACGGAGCTTTTCCCGGCATTGATGCAGGGAAATCAGGTCGAAGAGTCTGTATTGGCAGCTTTAGACCGTATCAATGCGCGTGTAAACGAATTTGATGTAGTTGTTATTATCCGTGGTGGTGGGGCGACTTCCGATTTATCCGGTTTTGATACGTATCTGTTGGCGGCTGCCTGTGCACAATTTCCGTTGCCTGTCATCACCGGAATTGGGCATGAACGGGACGATACAGTCCTTGATTCAGTAGCGCATACACGGGTGAAAACCCCTACGGCTGCTGCCGAACTTCTGATTCATCGAATCACGGAAGTAGCCGACCATTTGGAGGAACTATCAGCCCGTGTCCAACAAGGAGTCTATGCGATTCTTGAACAGGAATGGCGAAGACTGGAGATTCTTCAGACCCGTATTCCGAATCTTGTTCACCGGAAACTCACCGATGCCCGTTTTGCTTTACTGGCAGCCAAGAAAGACTTGTCACAAGTGACGATGGCATTGTTAGCGCGCCAACGACATCGGCTGGAACTTCTGCAACAGCGTATCGCAGATGCTTCACCCGATAAATTGTTGAGCCGGGGATACAGTATTACACTAAAGGATGGAAAAGCAGTGACAGATGCATCTTCGCTGAAACCGGGAGACAGGCTGGTCACCCGGTTTTCGAAAGGAGAAGCCCGTTCTATGGTGGAATAATAGCAGGCATCGGAATTGTAAAATAAACATTCATCATTAACCATTAATAATCAATCATCGTGGCAGCTAAAAAAGAAACATATCTTCAGGCGATGGAACGTCTTGAAAAGATCGTTCGCCAGATAGACAATAATGAATTGGATATCGACGTTTTGAGTGAGAAAATCAAAGAAGCCAATGAAATAATTGCCTTTTGTACCGAAAAACTGACGAAAGCCGATAAAGAAGTCGAAAAATTATTGAAAGAAAAGCGGCAGTCTGAAGAATAAAAGTTATTTTTGCGAATCAAAGCTTAAGAAAAATAAACTAATACATTACGATATGGAACAAATAGACTGGGCGAATCTGTCGTTTGGATATATGAAGACAGACTACAATGTGCGAATCAATTTCCGCAATGGAGCATGGGGAGAACTGGAAGTTAGTAGTGACGAACACTTGAATCTGCATATGGCAGCTACGTGTTTGCATTATGGACAGGAAGCGTTCGAA
The DNA window shown above is from Bacteroides faecium and carries:
- the xseA gene encoding exodeoxyribonuclease VII large subunit; protein product: MDSFSLLELNALVRRSLEQCLPDEYWIQAELSDVRSNTTGHCYLEFVQKDPRSNSLIAKARGMIWNNIYRLLKPYFEETTGQLFTSGIKVLVKVTVQFHELYGYSLTVLDIDPTYTLGDMARRRREILLQLEEEGVLTLNKELEMPVLPQRIAVISSATAAGYGDFCHQLQHNPGGFFFYTELFPALMQGNQVEESVLAALDRINARVNEFDVVVIIRGGGATSDLSGFDTYLLAAACAQFPLPVITGIGHERDDTVLDSVAHTRVKTPTAAAELLIHRITEVADHLEELSARVQQGVYAILEQEWRRLEILQTRIPNLVHRKLTDARFALLAAKKDLSQVTMALLARQRHRLELLQQRIADASPDKLLSRGYSITLKDGKAVTDASSLKPGDRLVTRFSKGEARSMVE
- the xseB gene encoding exodeoxyribonuclease VII small subunit; amino-acid sequence: MAAKKETYLQAMERLEKIVRQIDNNELDIDVLSEKIKEANEIIAFCTEKLTKADKEVEKLLKEKRQSEE